The following are encoded together in the Candidatus Binataceae bacterium genome:
- the leuS gene encoding leucine--tRNA ligase: REINSSTPEYYRWTQWFFLLMLKRGLAFRATGSQWWCELCRTILANEQVVNGCCWRHTDTPVTKKDLEQWFFKITAYADRLLDDLEGIDWPEPIKLMQRNWVGRSEGAELAFPVEGHPGKEVRFFTTRPDTVFGVSFMVLAPEHPLVAEITTADRRAAVDDYVTQARRQSEIERLSTVKEKTGVFTGAYARNLFNGKLVPIWIADYVLMGYGTGAIMGAPGEDQRDYEFATRYGLEIPLVTAPADGSALPAGRAYPEYGVNINSASAELNLNGMKTADALRAVCRYAEQHEIGRATVTYRMRDWLISRQRYWGCPIPIVYCPRDGIVPVPEEQLPVMLPDMTNYQPSGTGRSPLVNVPEFVNTTCPKCGGPAERETDTLDGFACSSWYFLRFASPHYDRAPFDRAMVDYWLPVDLYVGGAEHAVMHLLYARMWTKVMFDAGLLNFKEPFAVLRNQGMIWAADGQKMSKSKGNVVTPDAMVDKYGADALRLWELFMGPFEEPTNWNEEGVFGTARYLSRVWNAVRRFVEAGSPGDNPSAETTRRAHKTIKTVTDHMERLRFNTALATLMDQLNYLVKLAPADSGRFAFESYVVMLAPMAPHIAEELWRALGHTTSVHLELWPKFSEELTHDEMVTVVVQVNGKVRDRLVVGAGAPEDEVRAMALGSEAVRRYLDDKQPKKIIYVPDKLVSIVV, translated from the coding sequence GGAGCAGTGGTTCTTCAAGATCACGGCCTATGCCGACCGCCTGCTCGACGATCTCGAGGGGATCGATTGGCCCGAGCCGATCAAGTTGATGCAGCGCAACTGGGTCGGGCGCTCCGAGGGTGCTGAACTCGCCTTCCCCGTCGAGGGCCATCCGGGCAAGGAAGTCCGCTTCTTTACTACCCGGCCCGATACGGTTTTCGGCGTATCGTTCATGGTGCTCGCGCCGGAGCATCCGTTGGTCGCTGAGATCACCACCGCCGATCGCCGTGCCGCAGTCGACGACTACGTGACGCAGGCCCGCCGCCAGAGCGAGATCGAACGGCTCTCCACGGTCAAGGAAAAGACCGGCGTCTTCACCGGCGCCTACGCGCGCAACCTGTTCAACGGCAAGCTCGTGCCGATCTGGATTGCCGACTACGTCCTGATGGGCTATGGCACCGGCGCGATCATGGGCGCGCCCGGCGAGGATCAGCGCGACTACGAATTCGCAACCAGGTACGGACTCGAGATTCCGCTGGTCACGGCGCCCGCCGATGGCAGCGCGCTGCCCGCGGGGCGCGCGTACCCGGAATACGGCGTCAACATCAACTCGGCGAGCGCCGAACTCAATCTCAACGGGATGAAGACCGCCGACGCTCTTCGCGCCGTATGCAGGTACGCCGAGCAGCACGAGATCGGCCGCGCCACCGTTACTTACCGGATGCGCGACTGGCTCATCTCGCGCCAGCGCTACTGGGGATGCCCGATCCCGATCGTTTACTGCCCGCGCGACGGGATCGTGCCGGTTCCCGAAGAGCAGCTTCCGGTCATGTTGCCCGACATGACCAACTACCAGCCCTCCGGCACCGGGCGCTCGCCGCTCGTCAACGTGCCCGAGTTCGTCAACACTACCTGTCCGAAGTGCGGCGGCCCGGCCGAGCGCGAGACCGACACGCTCGACGGTTTCGCCTGCTCGTCATGGTACTTCCTGCGTTTTGCTTCGCCGCACTACGACCGTGCGCCGTTCGACCGCGCGATGGTGGACTACTGGCTGCCGGTCGACCTCTACGTGGGCGGCGCCGAGCACGCCGTGATGCATCTGCTGTACGCGCGGATGTGGACCAAGGTGATGTTCGACGCGGGCCTGCTGAACTTCAAGGAGCCGTTCGCGGTCCTGCGCAACCAGGGGATGATCTGGGCCGCCGACGGCCAGAAGATGTCCAAGAGCAAGGGCAACGTGGTTACGCCCGACGCGATGGTCGACAAGTACGGGGCCGACGCACTCCGCCTCTGGGAGCTTTTCATGGGCCCGTTCGAGGAGCCGACCAACTGGAACGAGGAGGGCGTGTTCGGCACCGCACGCTACCTCTCGCGCGTGTGGAACGCGGTGCGCCGCTTCGTCGAGGCCGGATCCCCCGGGGATAATCCCAGCGCCGAGACCACGCGGCGCGCGCACAAAACGATCAAGACCGTTACCGATCATATGGAGCGGCTGCGCTTCAACACCGCGCTTGCCACGCTGATGGACCAGCTCAACTACCTGGTCAAGCTCGCGCCCGCCGATTCCGGCCGCTTTGCTTTCGAGAGCTACGTCGTGATGCTGGCGCCGATGGCGCCGCATATCGCCGAGGAGCTGTGGCGCGCGCTCGGCCATACGACGTCGGTCCATCTCGAATTGTGGCCAAAATTCTCGGAGGAGCTTACGCACGACGAGATGGTCACGGTGGTGGTGCAGGTCAACGGTAAGGTGCGCGATCGCTTGGTCGTCGGCGCCGGAGCGCCCGAGGATGAAGTGCGCGCCATGGCGCTTGGGAGCGAGGCCGTTAGGCGCTATCTCGACGACAAGCAGCCGAAGAAGATTATCTACGTTCCCGACAAGCTCGTAAGCATCGTCGTCTAG
- a CDS encoding enoyl-CoA hydratase/isomerase family protein, with translation MAENDVLRFERRANHAVLTLNRSEKRNALNGAVFEALDRAFAAIEADKSIRAMVLRGEGAAFSSGVDLRELEQVESSGGRWAVSPPEAFRRLEALPIPTIAAVQGATLTGGLVLALLCDLRVAAENAGLGMTPARIGRVPEYFVFRKFIALIGPAHTAEIMYTAAPIAAKRAYEIGLVDRVVADERLATEAEAMAERIAANAPLSLRAMKASVRRCLSDAYNAAHEDIDEMRKAVLSSRDGKEGVRAFLEKRKPVWSGE, from the coding sequence ATGGCCGAAAACGACGTCCTGAGATTCGAACGCCGCGCCAATCACGCGGTGTTGACGCTCAACCGTTCCGAAAAACGCAACGCGCTCAACGGCGCGGTGTTCGAGGCGCTCGACCGCGCGTTCGCCGCGATCGAGGCCGACAAGAGCATCCGCGCGATGGTGCTCCGCGGCGAGGGCGCGGCGTTTTCCTCGGGCGTCGATCTGCGCGAACTGGAGCAGGTCGAGTCGAGCGGCGGGCGCTGGGCCGTCAGCCCGCCGGAGGCCTTCCGGCGTCTAGAGGCGCTGCCGATCCCGACGATCGCGGCGGTGCAGGGCGCGACGCTGACCGGCGGACTGGTGCTGGCGCTGCTTTGCGATCTGCGCGTTGCGGCGGAGAACGCGGGATTGGGGATGACGCCGGCGCGAATCGGCCGGGTGCCCGAATATTTCGTCTTCCGCAAATTTATTGCGCTCATCGGTCCGGCCCACACCGCGGAAATCATGTATACCGCCGCGCCGATCGCGGCGAAGCGCGCGTACGAAATCGGCCTCGTCGATCGTGTGGTGGCCGACGAGCGGCTCGCGACCGAAGCGGAGGCGATGGCCGAGCGGATCGCCGCCAACGCTCCGCTCTCGTTGCGCGCGATGAAGGCCTCGGTCCGCCGCTGTCTCAGCGACGCCTACAACGCCGCGCACGAGGACATCGACGAGATGCGGAAGGCGGTGCTGAGCAGCCGCGACGGCAAGGAAGGCGTGCGCGCGTTTTTGGAGAAGCGCAAACCCGTCTGGTCGGGCGAGTAG
- a CDS encoding enoyl-CoA hydratase/isomerase family protein: MAEDILKVERHPNYLTITLNRPEKRNSLNEALLAAMDKAFAAVDEDKDIRAVIVRGAGKSFSAGLDLAEADRLEGGHTPVSIERTFHRLEQIPVPTIAAVQGAALAGGCELALHCDLRVAAEDARIGMTVARVGLVVPYDFIRKLIEIIGTANTSQILYTAEPVNAQRALAMGMVHEVVPTDKLDATAVAWAEKVSANAPLSLRTMKRSIRRSLSAANDTWHEDILEMGRVVRGSKDAREGVRAFLEKRKPVWRAE, encoded by the coding sequence ATGGCCGAAGATATTCTCAAGGTCGAACGCCACCCCAACTACCTCACCATCACGCTCAACCGCCCCGAGAAGCGCAACTCGCTTAACGAGGCGCTGCTCGCCGCGATGGATAAGGCGTTCGCCGCGGTCGACGAGGACAAGGATATCCGCGCGGTCATCGTGCGCGGCGCCGGCAAGAGCTTCTCCGCCGGGCTCGACCTGGCCGAGGCCGATCGCCTCGAGGGCGGCCACACCCCAGTCAGCATCGAGCGCACGTTCCATCGTCTCGAACAGATCCCGGTGCCGACCATCGCCGCCGTGCAGGGCGCGGCGCTGGCCGGCGGATGCGAACTGGCGCTGCACTGCGATCTGCGCGTCGCCGCCGAGGATGCGCGAATCGGGATGACCGTCGCGCGGGTCGGATTGGTCGTGCCCTACGACTTCATCCGCAAGCTGATCGAGATCATCGGCACCGCGAACACCTCGCAAATTCTATACACCGCGGAGCCGGTCAACGCGCAGCGTGCGCTCGCGATGGGAATGGTGCACGAGGTCGTGCCCACCGACAAACTGGATGCGACGGCGGTCGCGTGGGCCGAGAAAGTGTCGGCGAACGCGCCGCTCTCGCTGCGCACGATGAAGCGGAGCATCCGGCGCTCGCTGAGCGCAGCCAACGACACCTGGCACGAGGACATCCTGGAGATGGGCCGGGTCGTGCGCGGGAGCAAGGACGCCCGCGAGGGCGTGCGCGCGTTTTTGGAAAAGCGCAAGCCGGTCTGGCGCGCCGAGTAA
- a CDS encoding adenylosuccinate synthase, giving the protein MKTVAVVGTQWGDEGKGKIVDMLAADADVVVRFQGGNNAAHTLVVDGEKFILRLIPAGALHPNKVCVIGNGTVVDPIALNEEIAALRARGRFTDPSLLKLSCDAHMVMPYHRAIDRAREARAGRRAIGTTGFGIGPAYEDKMARTGLRFDELVNYARFREKLERNIADKNAYLRAVLKAKPLKASEIIDQMKRVRACVLPYLCDTGAYLAEAADAGRRILFEGAHGTMLDIDHGTYPFVTSSNCIAGAVFSGAPLAPGRLDAVLGISKAYTTRVGGGPFPTEIKGALANRLRTEGEEFGSATGRPRRIGWFDAVLARLAVRLNGMWGLALTKLDVLTGIDPLRVCVAYELGKERHVEMPPGRAALERVRPVYEEMPGWRESLSGARALDDLPLNARHYLERVAELAGVPLAMVGVGAPREATIVLRNPFLV; this is encoded by the coding sequence ATGAAGACAGTGGCGGTGGTCGGCACCCAGTGGGGTGACGAGGGCAAGGGCAAGATCGTCGACATGCTGGCGGCCGACGCCGACGTGGTAGTCCGCTTCCAGGGCGGCAACAACGCCGCGCACACGCTGGTCGTGGACGGCGAAAAATTCATCCTGCGCCTGATCCCGGCCGGCGCGCTGCATCCGAACAAGGTCTGCGTGATCGGCAACGGCACCGTGGTCGATCCAATCGCGCTCAATGAGGAGATTGCGGCACTGCGCGCGCGCGGCCGCTTCACCGACCCCTCGCTGCTCAAGCTCAGCTGCGATGCGCACATGGTGATGCCGTATCATCGCGCGATCGACCGCGCGCGCGAGGCGCGAGCCGGCAGGCGCGCGATCGGGACCACCGGCTTCGGTATAGGGCCTGCGTATGAAGACAAGATGGCGCGGACGGGGCTGCGCTTCGACGAACTGGTCAACTACGCGCGCTTTCGCGAGAAGCTCGAGCGCAATATCGCCGACAAGAACGCGTATCTGCGCGCCGTGCTCAAGGCCAAGCCGCTCAAGGCTTCCGAGATCATCGATCAGATGAAGCGGGTGCGCGCGTGCGTCCTGCCCTATCTCTGCGATACGGGCGCTTATCTCGCCGAAGCGGCAGACGCCGGCAGGCGGATCCTGTTCGAAGGCGCGCACGGCACGATGCTCGACATCGACCACGGCACCTATCCGTTCGTGACCTCGTCCAACTGTATCGCAGGCGCGGTTTTCTCGGGCGCGCCGCTCGCTCCCGGCCGCCTCGACGCGGTGCTCGGCATCAGCAAGGCCTACACGACGCGCGTCGGCGGCGGGCCGTTTCCGACCGAAATCAAAGGCGCGCTCGCCAACCGGCTGCGCACCGAGGGCGAGGAGTTCGGCAGCGCGACCGGGCGGCCGCGGCGGATCGGATGGTTCGACGCGGTGCTCGCGCGGCTCGCGGTGCGGCTGAACGGGATGTGGGGGCTCGCGCTCACCAAGCTCGACGTTCTCACCGGGATCGACCCGCTGCGCGTGTGCGTGGCGTATGAATTGGGCAAGGAGCGCCACGTCGAGATGCCGCCCGGGCGCGCCGCGCTCGAGCGCGTGCGGCCGGTGTATGAAGAGATGCCCGGATGGCGCGAAAGCCTAAGCGGCGCGCGCGCGCTCGATGACCTGCCGCTCAATGCGCGGCACTACCTGGAGCGCGTCGCGGAGCTTGCCGGCGTGCCGCTCGCGATGGTCGGGGTGGGCGCTCCGCGCGAGGCGACGATCGTGCTGAGGAATCCATTCCTCGTGTGA
- the serA gene encoding phosphoglycerate dehydrogenase produces the protein MAETAMRVLLSDPLNAQGVEVFRRYPEISVDVKTGLKPAELAEIIAPYHALVVRSATHVTREVIERADSLRVIGRAGVGVDNIDLEAATRRGIVVMNSPLGNSVTTAEHAISMMMALARHIPAANAAVRAGRWDRGKFIGIEVSNKTLGVIGLGNIGRIVADRALGLKMKVIGYDPILTGEAAARIGVEMVTLEQLYRRADFITVHAPLTRDTKSLVGAAAFAMMKPGVRIINCARGGIVDEQALAGALASGKVAGAALDVFVEEPPPRDHPLLKFDNVIATPHLGAATDEAQIQVAIDIAQQTAEFLIHGVISHSVNMPALSPKELETLGPHLRLAERLGRLAAQLIAEPPAQITVGLGGEAAGLKAEPITAAALKGLLSGFLDQDFNYVSAPFIARERGIAVTESRSRETTDYINTLTLSVRTARGIHEVAGAVIGNRGLRLVRIDGYRVEAVPEGYFLMLHNRDVPGVVGAVGSILGQAGINIAGLELGRDRAGGMALSLVEVDGAVPPEVLERLKTIPAIVSAALLKL, from the coding sequence ATGGCGGAGACGGCGATGCGCGTGCTGCTGAGCGATCCCCTCAATGCGCAGGGCGTCGAAGTATTTCGCCGCTATCCCGAGATCTCGGTTGACGTAAAGACCGGCCTCAAGCCCGCAGAGCTGGCTGAAATAATCGCGCCTTACCATGCCCTGGTGGTGCGCAGCGCGACCCACGTGACGCGCGAAGTGATCGAGCGTGCGGACTCGCTGCGCGTGATCGGGCGCGCCGGCGTCGGCGTGGACAACATCGACCTCGAAGCGGCGACGCGACGCGGAATCGTGGTGATGAACAGCCCGCTCGGCAACAGCGTTACTACCGCCGAGCACGCGATCTCCATGATGATGGCGCTCGCGCGGCATATCCCGGCGGCCAACGCGGCGGTGCGCGCGGGGCGATGGGATCGCGGGAAGTTCATCGGGATCGAAGTAAGCAACAAGACCCTGGGCGTAATCGGGCTCGGCAATATCGGCCGCATCGTGGCCGACCGAGCACTCGGGCTCAAGATGAAGGTAATCGGCTACGATCCGATTCTGACCGGCGAGGCGGCTGCGCGGATCGGAGTCGAGATGGTGACGCTGGAGCAGCTTTACCGGCGCGCCGATTTCATCACGGTGCACGCCCCGCTCACGCGCGACACCAAATCGCTGGTGGGCGCGGCGGCCTTCGCGATGATGAAGCCGGGCGTCCGGATCATCAATTGCGCGCGGGGCGGAATCGTCGACGAGCAGGCGCTCGCCGGGGCGCTCGCGTCGGGCAAGGTGGCGGGCGCAGCGCTCGACGTGTTCGTCGAGGAGCCGCCGCCCAGGGATCACCCCCTGCTCAAGTTCGACAACGTCATCGCGACGCCGCATCTCGGCGCGGCGACCGACGAGGCGCAGATCCAGGTCGCGATCGACATTGCGCAGCAGACCGCGGAATTTCTCATCCATGGCGTGATCAGCCATTCGGTCAACATGCCGGCGCTCTCGCCCAAGGAACTGGAGACGCTCGGCCCCCATCTGCGGCTGGCCGAGCGCCTGGGCCGGCTCGCGGCGCAGCTTATCGCGGAGCCGCCCGCGCAAATCACCGTCGGACTCGGCGGCGAGGCGGCCGGACTCAAGGCCGAGCCGATCACGGCGGCGGCGCTCAAGGGACTGCTGAGCGGCTTCCTCGACCAGGATTTCAACTACGTGAGCGCCCCGTTCATCGCGCGCGAACGCGGCATCGCCGTGACCGAAAGTCGCTCGCGCGAGACCACCGACTACATCAACACGCTCACGCTGAGCGTGCGCACGGCGCGCGGCATCCATGAGGTCGCGGGCGCCGTAATCGGCAACCGCGGTCTCAGGCTCGTGCGCATCGACGGCTACCGCGTCGAAGCGGTGCCCGAGGGGTATTTCCTGATGCTGCACAACCGCGACGTGCCGGGCGTGGTTGGCGCGGTCGGCTCGATACTGGGGCAGGCGGGAATCAATATCGCGGGGCTGGAACTGGGGCGCGATCGCGCGGGCGGGATGGCGCTCAGCCTGGTCGAGGTTGACGGCGCGGTTCCACCCGAGGTGCTCGAGCGCCTCAAGACCATCCCGGCCATCGTCTCGGCCGCGCTCCTGAAACTCTAG